One Nostoc sp. UHCC 0302 DNA window includes the following coding sequences:
- a CDS encoding DUF3007 family protein — MRRFDAIGISLGVFVAGGLAYIMLQFVGLDNQSAGIWSQVLLVGGLVGWLATYLFRAVGQKMTYHQQREQYEQAFLQKRLDELTPEELARIQAEIEQEEQTQV, encoded by the coding sequence ATGCGACGCTTTGACGCTATTGGAATTAGCTTAGGTGTTTTTGTAGCTGGCGGCTTGGCATACATCATGTTGCAGTTTGTCGGTTTAGATAATCAATCAGCTGGTATATGGAGCCAAGTCTTACTAGTCGGTGGATTAGTTGGCTGGTTAGCTACCTATCTTTTCCGTGCGGTGGGGCAAAAAATGACCTACCATCAACAGCGGGAACAGTATGAACAAGCCTTTTTACAAAAACGGCTAGATGAACTGACTCCCGAAGAACTAGCACGAATTCAAGCCGAAATAGAACAAGAAGAACAAACTCAGGTGTAA
- a CDS encoding DUF1835 domain-containing protein, which produces MSNLLQPLKEERLNLEQQKKRAKDLLFEYRNSKESALRRFQQYHPKAKDIKNFLAFQPKLSDTQLVIARENGLSSWAKLKEHIQRINQASLDIASGVNITFDIDLKTLHLRCGADIQQKLAIAGFQGDFLEFADPYCQGPVPPDSEMSQFLNTRAAFISQAYGITFNDARKRLEREYSQLHSSYEYERVVLWFEHDSYDQLVLAYVLHHFWQTQSFPKHLELICIKAFPGVERFVGLGQLSSEALRTLWQQRRTITRQDLQLGHRVWQALTNESPQGLIEIVNSKTPEIPPMARALQRHLQELPWINNGLGLTQQLTLSILAEKPTMAADQLFRTLVVEKEPLPYLGDMMYWYVLGEMLQSSYPPFEITSESREEPWHKRILQLTDTGRALVKGELNWLEISNSDRWVGAIRLVSGRPLWMWDNLQNRLILQ; this is translated from the coding sequence ATGTCTAATTTGCTCCAGCCCCTGAAAGAGGAGCGCTTAAATCTTGAACAACAGAAAAAACGTGCAAAAGACTTGCTCTTTGAGTACAGAAATAGCAAAGAGTCAGCGCTGAGGCGTTTTCAGCAGTATCATCCCAAGGCTAAAGATATTAAAAATTTCCTGGCATTTCAACCTAAACTGAGCGATACTCAACTGGTTATTGCTAGGGAAAATGGGTTATCGAGTTGGGCAAAGCTCAAGGAACATATCCAACGTATCAATCAAGCTAGCTTGGATATCGCTAGCGGTGTGAATATAACTTTCGATATTGATCTAAAGACGCTGCATCTACGGTGTGGAGCGGATATTCAACAAAAACTGGCGATTGCAGGTTTCCAAGGTGATTTTTTAGAATTTGCCGATCCCTACTGCCAAGGCCCTGTTCCTCCAGATTCGGAAATGTCTCAATTTTTGAACACAAGAGCAGCTTTCATTTCACAAGCCTACGGTATTACCTTCAATGACGCCCGCAAGCGCCTGGAACGAGAATACAGCCAATTGCATAGCAGCTATGAATATGAGCGAGTGGTGCTGTGGTTTGAGCATGATTCCTACGATCAACTAGTTCTAGCTTATGTCTTGCATCACTTTTGGCAAACTCAGTCATTTCCCAAACACCTAGAGCTAATTTGCATCAAAGCTTTCCCTGGTGTTGAACGCTTTGTTGGGTTGGGACAACTTTCATCAGAAGCACTCCGCACACTTTGGCAACAGCGGCGTACTATCACTCGGCAGGATCTGCAATTAGGGCATCGGGTTTGGCAAGCTTTGACAAATGAATCTCCCCAAGGGCTAATCGAGATTGTGAATAGCAAAACTCCTGAAATTCCCCCAATGGCAAGGGCGTTACAGCGACATCTCCAAGAACTCCCTTGGATAAACAATGGACTGGGCTTGACACAACAGCTAACACTCTCAATTCTCGCAGAGAAACCAACTATGGCTGCTGATCAACTCTTTAGAACTCTAGTTGTTGAAAAAGAACCGCTTCCCTATTTGGGAGACATGATGTACTGGTATGTGCTGGGTGAAATGCTTCAAAGTAGCTATCCCCCATTTGAAATTACGAGCGAATCAAGGGAGGAACCCTGGCATAAACGGATACTTCAGCTAACAGATACAGGACGCGCTTTAGTGAAAGGAGAGTTGAATTGGCTGGAGATAAGTAATAGCGATCGCTGGGTCGGTGCGATCCGTTTGGTAAGTGGTCGGCCTCTGTGGATGTGGGATAATCTGCAAAATAGGTTGATTTTGCAGTAG
- a CDS encoding lysylphosphatidylglycerol synthase domain-containing protein has protein sequence MKQFLRWIILGGTLFFIGKALKDNWLEVTSIRIDGVGWAVMAIATGVTLLAHTWAGWIWTWVLKDLNQSVTVTEFIQVYLKTNVAKYLPGNIWHHYGRIVAAKNANISAGAATLSVLLEPLLMAAAALIIIVLFGSQFAATNTSLVLQILQLLSLAIVLCAIHPWFLNPVIRFLYKLKAKKSATSAQPIVAFTVERYPLRPLLGELGFLGLRSIGFILTMFALGSLNMSQIPLLVGAFSCAWLLGFVVPGAPGGLGVFEATAIALLQHHFPPALVISAIALYRLISILAETAGAALAWLDERLILIRNS, from the coding sequence ATGAAGCAATTTTTACGCTGGATAATTTTAGGTGGAACACTGTTTTTTATAGGTAAGGCTCTGAAGGACAACTGGCTAGAAGTTACTTCCATCCGCATTGATGGTGTAGGATGGGCAGTTATGGCGATCGCCACAGGAGTGACTTTATTAGCACATACTTGGGCGGGCTGGATTTGGACTTGGGTTCTAAAAGATTTAAATCAATCCGTAACAGTTACGGAGTTTATTCAAGTTTACCTAAAAACGAACGTTGCTAAATATTTGCCCGGTAATATTTGGCATCACTACGGGCGAATTGTCGCAGCAAAAAATGCCAATATTTCTGCTGGTGCTGCAACTTTAAGCGTTTTGCTAGAACCGCTACTCATGGCAGCAGCTGCTTTAATCATCATTGTCTTATTCGGGAGTCAATTTGCCGCAACTAATACTAGCCTCGTTCTCCAAATACTACAATTACTGAGTTTAGCTATAGTACTTTGTGCAATTCACCCTTGGTTTCTAAATCCAGTTATTCGCTTTTTATATAAATTGAAAGCCAAAAAATCTGCTACTAGCGCTCAGCCAATAGTTGCTTTTACTGTTGAACGCTATCCCCTACGCCCTTTATTAGGAGAATTAGGATTTTTAGGACTACGTAGTATAGGTTTTATATTAACTATGTTTGCCCTTGGTTCACTAAATATGAGTCAAATTCCTTTGTTAGTGGGGGCTTTTAGTTGCGCTTGGTTGCTAGGATTTGTTGTTCCTGGTGCGCCCGGTGGGCTAGGTGTGTTTGAAGCAACTGCTATCGCACTTTTGCAGCACCACTTTCCTCCTGCTTTGGTAATTAGTGCGATCGCTCTATACCGCCTGATTAGTATTTTAGCTGAAACCGCTGGTGCTGCCTTAGCTTGGCTCGACGAACGCCTTATACTAATTCGTAATTCGTAA
- a CDS encoding Rrf2 family transcriptional regulator: MELLHKFEYTLVALLELASSYNSGESLQIKEIAALQNIPVRYLEQLLRTLRCGGLIKSIRGTKGGYVLAREPQKITILDAYRCIEGLDAVDTTQKTAEGDVVEEIWQEASIASDSILQKYTLFDLCERRRVRQKQMALMYYI, from the coding sequence ATGGAACTCTTGCATAAATTTGAATACACGCTTGTTGCCCTATTAGAATTAGCGTCAAGCTACAACAGTGGAGAATCGTTGCAAATTAAAGAGATAGCGGCACTTCAAAATATACCAGTTAGGTATTTGGAACAGCTACTGCGGACATTGAGATGCGGTGGTTTAATTAAGAGTATACGTGGCACTAAAGGCGGTTATGTACTGGCACGAGAACCGCAAAAGATTACAATTCTGGATGCTTACAGATGCATTGAAGGGTTAGATGCTGTTGATACCACCCAGAAAACGGCAGAAGGTGATGTGGTAGAGGAAATATGGCAGGAAGCATCGATTGCATCTGACTCCATTTTGCAAAAATATACACTGTTTGACCTTTGTGAGCGGCGGCGAGTAAGGCAAAAACAGATGGCACTTATGTACTATATATAA
- a CDS encoding chloride channel protein, producing the protein MFVKGKIFWLRLSRQLLRPKRLAFVEACLIGLVSGLAAVLLGQAVDWAGALRVHISYRWPAYLVLPGIGLVGGILAGWLVERFAPEASGSGMSEVKAVLARVPMPLNLRIALVKLVSATLVLGSGMPLGREGPTVQIGAALANQLSNWAPTSPEHRRQLIAAGAGAGLAAAFNAPIAGVLFVVEELLQDVSGITLGTAILASFIASVISRLYGTHSLDLNLNLAVTHTTFFAQEIPFYLILGVLAGLLGILFNKSVLASLALNRRLLSLSLPRRIGIVGLVSGGVIALLPVAFRNNAGLREILLTGDADWLFAAIAFLVQFTLIILTYGSGAPGGLLVPTLGLGAALGYLVGATEHSLLGMSAATTYAHVGMAAFFSAVSKVPITAVVIVFEMTTDFNLVLPLMIVSVVAYLVAEKIDHRSLYDLLLEWKGIHITKEPSTEGLLAQLSAADVMQARVETLSSQMSIDEAVKAFSDSHHRNFPVLEKGRVVGIVTQKDLVSIAAQHLDTDTAISQIMTPEPVTVSPTATLAYVLQLLNRYNLSCLPVTEGRKLVGIITRSDIIRVEAERLSGNTQQVEPKSAPSYVIYQTRAPATGKGRLLVPLSHPQTAQTLLDMAVAIAKARNYEIECLQVIIVPPNRVPSETPVQISKSLQLLQRAVLLGEDWRIPVHTQIRVAHNVAGAILETVKDRHIDLVLMGWKGTTLTPGKVFSRVVDTVIRQAACDVVLAKLDEKRAFDRWLLPMAGGPNSSQAIQLLPALASLSKSPQIKLCQVFQPNESIPDTGLLENSVNFLQRRVKGNVMATPVHANSVAEAVLDCAKQNNSDVIILGASRESLLQQVIQGNIPENIYRKSNCTVIMVRSATA; encoded by the coding sequence ATGTTTGTCAAGGGTAAGATTTTTTGGTTGAGACTTTCCCGTCAGTTACTTCGACCGAAACGCTTGGCTTTCGTTGAAGCTTGCCTGATTGGTCTAGTTTCTGGGTTAGCAGCAGTATTGTTAGGACAAGCAGTAGACTGGGCAGGAGCGCTAAGAGTGCATATCTCTTATCGGTGGCCTGCCTATTTGGTGTTACCTGGGATTGGATTAGTAGGGGGAATCTTAGCTGGTTGGCTAGTTGAGCGTTTCGCACCTGAAGCATCAGGTAGTGGGATGTCTGAAGTAAAGGCAGTATTGGCTCGTGTGCCGATGCCGTTAAATCTGCGGATTGCTTTGGTTAAGCTGGTGAGTGCTACGCTAGTGCTGGGTTCTGGGATGCCCTTGGGACGGGAAGGGCCAACGGTGCAAATTGGGGCAGCTTTAGCAAATCAACTAAGTAACTGGGCCCCCACTTCACCAGAGCATCGTCGTCAACTGATTGCCGCCGGAGCAGGAGCAGGGTTAGCTGCGGCTTTTAATGCACCTATTGCTGGTGTACTCTTTGTCGTTGAAGAATTACTGCAAGATGTGTCAGGTATCACTCTTGGTACAGCTATTTTGGCTTCTTTTATCGCTTCAGTCATCTCCCGACTCTATGGCACTCATAGTCTGGATCTGAATCTAAATTTAGCAGTTACCCATACAACTTTCTTCGCTCAAGAAATTCCTTTTTACTTGATTTTAGGAGTGCTGGCTGGGCTACTTGGGATTCTATTTAATAAAAGTGTGCTTGCGAGTTTAGCACTTAATCGCCGCTTGCTAAGTCTGAGTTTACCCAGGCGAATTGGAATTGTTGGGTTAGTCAGCGGTGGTGTGATAGCTCTGTTGCCTGTAGCTTTTCGCAATAATGCTGGACTTAGAGAGATTTTACTTACAGGTGATGCTGACTGGCTATTTGCAGCGATCGCTTTTTTGGTTCAATTCACCCTAATTATTTTAACCTACGGCTCTGGAGCGCCAGGAGGTTTACTAGTTCCCACCTTGGGCTTGGGAGCTGCTCTTGGTTACTTAGTGGGTGCTACCGAACATAGTTTGCTGGGAATGAGTGCGGCAACAACCTATGCTCATGTAGGCATGGCTGCGTTTTTTAGCGCCGTTTCTAAAGTACCAATTACAGCAGTTGTCATTGTGTTTGAGATGACAACAGATTTTAATTTGGTGTTACCACTAATGATTGTGTCTGTGGTTGCCTATTTAGTTGCGGAAAAGATTGACCATCGGTCGCTCTATGATCTTTTATTGGAGTGGAAAGGTATTCACATCACAAAAGAACCAAGCACAGAGGGGCTGTTAGCGCAACTGAGTGCCGCAGATGTGATGCAGGCGCGTGTTGAAACTCTTTCTAGCCAGATGAGCATTGATGAAGCTGTAAAGGCGTTTTCGGACTCTCACCATCGCAACTTCCCAGTTTTAGAAAAGGGTAGAGTTGTGGGCATTGTGACTCAGAAAGATTTAGTTAGTATTGCCGCACAACACTTAGATACGGATACAGCTATTAGTCAGATTATGACACCAGAGCCTGTAACAGTAAGCCCAACAGCTACGCTGGCTTATGTGCTACAGCTACTCAATCGTTATAACCTGAGCTGCTTGCCTGTTACAGAAGGACGAAAGCTAGTAGGAATTATTACTCGCAGTGACATTATCCGCGTAGAAGCAGAGCGGCTCAGTGGCAATACACAGCAGGTAGAACCAAAATCAGCACCTTCTTATGTAATTTACCAAACTCGCGCTCCGGCTACAGGCAAAGGACGGTTGCTAGTGCCGCTTTCACATCCACAGACAGCCCAAACTTTACTGGATATGGCAGTTGCGATCGCTAAGGCTCGCAATTACGAAATAGAATGTCTCCAAGTAATTATCGTTCCACCTAACCGCGTCCCCTCTGAAACACCAGTGCAAATCAGCAAAAGCCTTCAACTTTTGCAGCGGGCAGTTTTATTAGGAGAAGATTGGCGGATTCCTGTTCACACACAGATTAGAGTTGCCCATAATGTCGCTGGGGCAATTTTGGAAACTGTGAAAGACCGACACATTGACTTGGTGTTGATGGGTTGGAAAGGGACTACATTAACTCCTGGTAAAGTTTTCAGTCGGGTGGTAGATACTGTAATTCGACAGGCGGCTTGCGATGTTGTCTTGGCTAAATTAGATGAGAAAAGAGCTTTTGACCGTTGGTTGCTACCAATGGCAGGTGGCCCAAACTCCAGCCAAGCAATTCAGTTATTACCTGCTCTTGCTTCTCTGAGCAAATCGCCCCAAATCAAGCTATGTCAAGTATTTCAACCTAATGAATCTATTCCTGATACAGGATTACTAGAAAACTCTGTTAATTTTCTCCAACGCCGAGTTAAAGGTAACGTAATGGCTACTCCAGTTCATGCTAATTCTGTTGCTGAAGCTGTACTTGACTGTGCCAAACAAAACAACAGTGATGTGATTATTCTGGGTGCTAGCCGTGAAAGTTTACTGCAACAAGTGATTCAAGGAAATATTCCAGAGAATATTTATCGTAAAAGTAATTGCACAGTTATTATGGTACGGAGTGCAACAGCATAA
- a CDS encoding serine/threonine protein kinase: MIGKLLDHRYQVIRVLATGGFGQTYIAQDTRRPGNPICVVKHLKPASSDPKVFDTAKRLFNSEAETLEHLGNHDRIPRLLAYFDENQEFYLVQEFIDGHTLTEELIPGRCWSESQVIQLLQEVLSILEFVHHQGVIHRDIKPDNIIRRASDSKLVLVDFGAVKQLRNPIVTVGGQPTATVIIGTPGYMPTEQGQGKPRPNSDIYSLGIIAIQALTGVSATELQEDPETGEILWQHLVTVNPRLASVLTKMVRYHFKDRYQNATEALQATQEVNNPVPALSISQESSKNSSYQGTKSQPEVSRQQTIALAPANPTPAKPISKDSNKPDPWPLLIGLALAGSAAALVANVYPNIKNLAANFTGDDTALAKNCLAVIAGNSNIRSEPSAINSDNIVKTVGDNTKFEVTGKRTKRGWIEVKLNSGRLAWVYSDVIVNNEQWVSCLRDKGIAIKTVDDNRLIATRPIPKPRAKSPNVEIPLFEKSEGFTSDSEKSEESQPNDHSAKIVEQARQKYESGDLQGAIALLRSIPANAASGIKETGAMIAQWQQDWAKADALFNDINKAIDNGKWDKVLDYKNHPEKLPDTKYWRNKIEPLFKQAAENIVKQALPKTDDQGNQNNSLRERLKRNKQNNSQQEIPNTDQPQIIESPDTVETPNSSF; this comes from the coding sequence ATGATAGGTAAGCTATTAGACCATCGTTATCAAGTAATTAGAGTCCTGGCGACGGGAGGATTTGGACAAACCTACATTGCCCAAGATACTAGGCGGCCAGGTAACCCCATCTGCGTTGTTAAGCACCTCAAACCCGCAAGTTCTGACCCTAAAGTTTTTGACACCGCCAAGCGCTTGTTCAATAGCGAAGCTGAAACTCTAGAACATTTGGGCAACCATGATCGCATACCCCGTTTGCTAGCTTACTTTGACGAGAACCAAGAATTCTATTTAGTACAAGAATTTATAGACGGACATACTTTAACAGAGGAACTAATCCCTGGTAGATGCTGGAGTGAAAGCCAGGTAATTCAACTATTACAGGAAGTTCTGAGTATTCTGGAATTTGTTCACCATCAAGGCGTGATTCACCGCGACATCAAACCGGATAATATCATCCGTCGCGCCTCCGACAGTAAATTAGTTTTAGTAGATTTTGGCGCAGTCAAGCAATTGCGAAACCCAATAGTCACAGTTGGCGGTCAACCTACAGCCACTGTAATTATTGGCACACCTGGCTATATGCCTACAGAACAAGGGCAAGGCAAACCCCGCCCCAACAGTGATATTTATTCTCTAGGAATCATTGCTATTCAAGCATTAACGGGAGTATCGGCAACAGAATTACAAGAAGACCCAGAGACGGGGGAAATCCTCTGGCAGCATTTAGTAACGGTGAATCCCCGATTGGCATCAGTGTTAACTAAGATGGTGCGTTATCACTTTAAAGACCGTTACCAAAACGCAACGGAAGCACTGCAAGCAACTCAAGAAGTGAATAATCCTGTTCCTGCACTTTCAATCAGTCAAGAATCCTCAAAAAATTCTAGCTATCAAGGAACTAAATCCCAACCTGAAGTATCTCGACAGCAAACCATTGCACTTGCACCAGCTAATCCTACACCTGCAAAACCTATTAGTAAAGACTCTAACAAACCCGACCCTTGGCCACTATTAATTGGCTTGGCATTAGCAGGTAGTGCTGCTGCTTTAGTAGCAAATGTCTATCCAAATATCAAAAATTTAGCTGCAAATTTTACAGGCGATGATACGGCCTTAGCCAAAAATTGCTTGGCTGTTATTGCTGGTAATTCTAATATTCGTTCGGAACCTAGTGCGATTAATTCTGACAATATTGTCAAAACTGTTGGCGATAACACCAAGTTTGAGGTTACTGGTAAACGAACAAAGCGGGGTTGGATAGAAGTTAAACTTAATTCTGGACGTTTGGCTTGGGTTTACTCAGATGTAATAGTCAATAATGAACAATGGGTTTCTTGCCTACGCGATAAAGGAATTGCAATTAAGACAGTAGATGATAACAGGCTGATTGCTACTAGACCGATTCCCAAGCCAAGAGCAAAATCTCCTAATGTAGAAATTCCCCTATTTGAGAAATCAGAGGGGTTTACTTCCGACTCTGAGAAATCAGAAGAATCACAGCCTAATGATCATAGTGCCAAGATTGTAGAACAAGCAAGACAGAAGTATGAATCAGGAGATTTGCAGGGTGCGATCGCACTACTAAGGTCTATTCCTGCAAATGCTGCTTCTGGTATCAAAGAAACAGGTGCAATGATTGCCCAGTGGCAGCAAGATTGGGCTAAGGCTGACGCGCTATTTAATGATATCAATAAAGCCATTGATAACGGTAAATGGGATAAAGTTTTAGATTATAAAAACCATCCAGAAAAGTTGCCTGATACTAAATACTGGCGCAATAAAATAGAACCATTGTTTAAACAAGCAGCCGAAAATATTGTAAAACAAGCACTACCCAAAACAGACGATCAAGGTAATCAAAATAATTCTCTAAGAGAAAGACTTAAAAGAAACAAGCAAAATAACTCTCAACAGGAAATTCCTAATACTGACCAACCCCAGATAATAGAAAGTCCTGATACTGTAGAAACTCCTAACAGTAGTTTTTAA
- the ndhL gene encoding NAD(P)H-quinone oxidoreductase subunit L produces MIVALLYLILAGAYLLVVPVAILFYLKWRWYVASSIERAFMYFLVFFFFPGLLVLSPFVNFRPQRRQIEV; encoded by the coding sequence ATGATTGTCGCCCTACTGTATCTGATTTTGGCTGGAGCCTATCTTTTGGTAGTACCTGTTGCTATATTGTTCTACCTAAAGTGGCGTTGGTACGTGGCTAGCTCCATTGAGCGTGCCTTCATGTACTTTCTGGTGTTTTTCTTCTTTCCGGGTTTATTGGTTCTATCGCCGTTTGTAAATTTTCGACCCCAACGGCGACAAATCGAAGTTTAA
- a CDS encoding heterocyst differentiation related protein, with amino-acid sequence MSESMAFIGGVAVAGLAALVLLKGTNIPIQSNFAVPQQMPSNLVAPQPVPPGQYPYNPYGQPVYPNQPPSAPSSDQRVDLERMKAEFERLKIDNEQLKTQNQRLLDNYNTQQLQLAQQNTQLKVAEPQTQNRWWSSPIVWAVGGMSLTIGGGVVVAGVLALFSPRPRQTRTVQVIHPYQGSTPPLVPVRRAEFLPASRMEARRVEAPEYDEMH; translated from the coding sequence ATGAGTGAGAGTATGGCATTTATCGGCGGGGTCGCCGTAGCTGGGCTGGCGGCTCTCGTATTACTCAAAGGGACAAATATTCCCATCCAATCTAACTTCGCTGTTCCCCAACAAATGCCCTCTAATCTAGTGGCACCCCAACCAGTACCGCCAGGGCAATATCCTTATAATCCTTATGGGCAGCCAGTATATCCCAATCAACCCCCGTCTGCTCCTAGTTCTGACCAGCGTGTTGATTTAGAACGGATGAAAGCGGAATTTGAGCGTTTAAAAATCGACAACGAACAGCTCAAAACACAAAATCAACGCCTTCTCGATAATTACAACACTCAGCAGTTGCAATTAGCTCAGCAGAACACCCAACTGAAAGTAGCAGAACCCCAGACACAAAATCGCTGGTGGTCTTCACCTATAGTTTGGGCAGTGGGGGGCATGAGCCTAACTATTGGTGGTGGCGTTGTAGTAGCTGGTGTATTAGCTTTATTCTCACCACGGCCGCGTCAAACTCGTACTGTACAAGTGATTCACCCCTACCAAGGGTCTACACCGCCTTTAGTTCCTGTACGTCGTGCAGAGTTTTTACCTGCTTCGCGGATGGAAGCAAGACGAGTTGAAGCCCCAGAGTATGACGAAATGCACTGA
- the trpA gene encoding tryptophan synthase subunit alpha — protein MTKISDRFETLAQNRECALVPFITAGDPDLETTAAALQILDQNGADIIELGVPYSDPLADGPVIQAAATRSLQRGTSLDQVLEMLQATTPKLRSPIVLFTYYNPILHRGVDKFLGQIAAAGVAGLVVPDLPLEEAAGLLKPASELGIDLTLFVAPTTSTERIEAIARSSQGFIYLVSLTGVTGMRSQMEARVPDLLKQIRGVTDKPIGVGFGISQAAHARQVRDWGADAVIVGSAFVKRLAEGTPEQGLSAIADFCQSLKTAIKTANSGTNT, from the coding sequence ATGACTAAGATTTCCGATCGCTTTGAAACTCTTGCACAGAATCGAGAATGCGCTCTAGTTCCGTTTATTACTGCTGGTGATCCTGATTTAGAAACAACAGCCGCTGCGTTGCAGATTCTGGATCAAAATGGGGCAGACATTATTGAACTAGGTGTACCCTACTCCGATCCTCTGGCAGATGGGCCAGTCATTCAAGCTGCTGCTACCCGCTCCTTGCAAAGGGGTACAAGTTTGGATCAAGTGCTGGAAATGTTGCAAGCAACTACTCCCAAGTTGCGATCGCCCATCGTTTTATTTACTTATTACAACCCAATTTTGCACCGCGGTGTTGATAAATTTCTTGGGCAAATTGCCGCTGCTGGGGTGGCAGGACTGGTAGTACCTGATTTACCCTTAGAGGAAGCTGCCGGGTTACTCAAACCAGCAAGTGAGTTGGGTATTGACTTAACCTTATTTGTGGCTCCCACAACTTCAACCGAACGTATAGAAGCGATCGCTCGCTCCTCGCAAGGATTTATTTATTTAGTCAGTCTCACCGGGGTGACAGGGATGCGATCGCAAATGGAAGCGCGAGTGCCAGATTTACTCAAACAAATTCGTGGTGTTACTGATAAACCCATTGGTGTAGGTTTTGGCATATCCCAAGCCGCACACGCCCGTCAGGTAAGGGATTGGGGCGCAGATGCGGTAATTGTGGGCAGTGCTTTTGTCAAACGGTTGGCAGAAGGCACACCAGAGCAGGGATTGAGTGCGATCGCGGATTTTTGTCAAAGTCTCAAGACAGCCATCAAAACCGCTAACAGCGGTACAAATACTTAA